A portion of the Suricata suricatta isolate VVHF042 chromosome 11, meerkat_22Aug2017_6uvM2_HiC, whole genome shotgun sequence genome contains these proteins:
- the LOC115271731 gene encoding olfactory receptor 51I1, with the protein MLGLNGTPFQPATLQLTGIPGMQTGHAWVALVFCIFYLISIIGNLSILTLVSREPALHQPMYYFLSMLSLNDLGVSFSTLPTVLATFCFNHRHVGFNACLVQMFFIHTFSFMESGILLAMSFDRFVAICDPLRYATVLTNGRILAMGMGILFKSFITLFPFPFLVKRLPFCKGRVLHHSYCLHPDLMKVACGDTHVNNIYGLFVVIFTYGVDSAFILLSYAWILRAVLAIASQEQRLKATNTCMSHICAVLVFYVPIIAVSMIHRFWKSAPPVVHVMMSNVYLFVPPMLNPIIYSVKTKEIRRAILKVLYKSQG; encoded by the coding sequence ATGTTGGGCCTCAATGGTACCCCCTTCCAGCCAGCCACACTCCAGCTGACAGGCATTCCGGGGATGCAAACAGGCCATGCCTGGGTTGCCCTGGTTTTCTGCATCTTCTACCTGATTTCCATCATAGGCAACCTCAGCATCCTCACTCTGGTGTCTCGGGAGCCTGCTCTGCACCAACCCATGTACTACTTTCTCTCTATGCTCTCTCTCAATGATCTGGGAGTGTCCTTCTCTACACTTCCCACTGTGCTTGCTACCTTCTGCTTCAACCACCGCCATGTTGGCTTCAATGCCTGCTTGGTCCAGATGTTCTTCATCCACACTTTCTCTTTCATGGAATCAGGCATACTGCTGGCCATGAGCTTTGATCGTTTTGTGGCTATTTGTGACCCACTGCGCTATGCCACTGTGCTCACCAACGGCCGCATCCTGGCTATGGGCATGGGCATCCTCTTCAAGAGTTTCAtcactctcttccctttcccttttctggtCAAGAGGCTGCCCTTCTGCAAGGGCAGAGTTCTGCATCACTCATACTGCCTCCATCCAGATCTCATGAAAGTGGCGTGTGGAGACACCCATGTTAACAACATCTATGGGCTGTTTGTGGTCATTTTCACCTATGGTGTGGACTCCGCATTCATCCTGCTTTCCTATGCGTGGATCCTCAGAGCTGTGCTGGCCATCGCTTCCCAGGAGCAGCGGCTCAAGGCAACTAACACCTGCATGTCACACATCTGTGCAGTGCTGGTTTTTTATGTGCCCATCATTGCTGTCTCCATGATCCACCGCTTCTGGAAGAGTGCCCCACCTGTTGTTCATGTCATGATGTCCAATGTCTACCTGTTTGTACCCCCCATGCTCAATCCCATCATCTACAGTGTGAAGACAAAGGAGATACGAAGAGCGATCCTCAAAGTCCTCTATAAATCCCAGGGATGA